In Microcoleus sp. FACHB-672, one DNA window encodes the following:
- a CDS encoding response regulator transcription factor produces the protein MSAQLLLVDDEPGLREAVQAYLEDSGFSVNVASNAKLGWELVQQKRPDLVITDVMMPQVDGYQFLKQLRDDPRFKALPVVFLTARGMTSDRILGYQAGCDAYISKPFDPDELVAIVENLLERREATAKTGDGETPDITELASQIAEIKSLLTGRSGITQTPAPIKIDLTPREQSVLDLVAQGLMNKEIARRLETSVRNVEKYVSRLFSKTGTNSRTELVRYALEHGLTK, from the coding sequence ATGTCAGCACAATTATTACTGGTCGATGATGAGCCTGGATTGCGTGAAGCAGTGCAAGCTTATCTAGAAGACAGTGGATTTAGTGTGAACGTCGCCAGTAATGCCAAGCTCGGATGGGAACTGGTGCAGCAGAAACGGCCTGATTTGGTGATTACGGACGTGATGATGCCCCAAGTCGATGGCTATCAGTTTCTCAAGCAATTGCGAGATGACCCTCGTTTTAAGGCGTTGCCGGTGGTGTTTTTGACTGCTAGAGGCATGACATCTGACCGAATTCTAGGCTATCAAGCCGGCTGTGATGCCTATATTTCTAAGCCATTTGACCCCGATGAATTGGTGGCAATAGTAGAAAATTTGCTGGAGAGGCGAGAAGCGACAGCAAAGACTGGCGATGGTGAAACGCCTGATATTACTGAGCTTGCCAGTCAAATTGCTGAGATTAAGTCTTTACTGACAGGTCGTAGTGGCATTACGCAAACACCGGCACCGATTAAAATTGACTTGACTCCCAGAGAGCAAAGTGTTTTGGATCTGGTTGCTCAAGGGTTGATGAATAAAGAGATTGCCCGCCGCTTAGAAACCAGTGTTCGCAATGTGGAAAAGTATGTTAGCCGGCTATTCAGCAAAACCGGCACCAATAGCCGCACGGAATTAGTCCGCTACGCCTTGGAACACGGCTTAACAAAATAG
- a CDS encoding calcium-binding protein: protein MAVYTGTMGNDYLVGGEEEDSLFGYAGNDTLDGVNGNNYGPSGNNYIEGGADNDSLIGGTGNDVIYGGIGDDTLDGGGGDDTLDGGGGNDLIGVNYYSDYGNVYLYGKEGNDTLEGRDDGTTFADGGTGDDYLTATVGILIGGEGNDTLYNSSSYGSYLFYGGDGHDSLLGVLGSGQMYGGAGNDTCVLYESSGISYGEDGDDVMSLYYGGKGDGGNGNDFIQGSGFDSITATGGAGHDTVKGGSGDDSLLGGEGNDSIMGNYYSEDTPGSDTLFGEEGNDFLDGGRADDFIDGGQGNDFIDGGEDNDFIDAGAGNDTVFAGDGFGDATVIGGEGNDSLYASDGNNYFDGGIGNDTLIGGVGDSYEDLNGGVGNDILADADGSGTIYGGEGNDTLSGGEGSHDMYGEDGDDRLLITIGGGFLGGGNGNDWLESQYGYGSIAGFGEEGNDTILGGFNNDYLVGDNGNDSLVAAGYESTLYGGAGDDTLRSNGGNFLDAGEGNDLLYSGGLYGNDTVLGGAGNDSINAGDSNDTLIGGPGLDSLSGGLGDDLYIVENTNEIIKENLAAGNDSVDSSVSFTLGTNVENLNLTGTATVNGTGNALGNKITGNQASNVLNGRDGNDTLIGAAGNDNLIGGNGSDWLIGGTGNDALTLGSDHVTDTVVYAAGDGSDTVNQFVRGVGGDALAFTDIAAIDVVKSGSGTQLRLADGISGNSGFGSGQLLLTLVGSTGFNAGNMGENVASENTAQFLFS, encoded by the coding sequence ATGGCAGTTTACACAGGCACTATGGGTAATGATTACCTTGTCGGTGGAGAGGAAGAGGATTCTCTATTTGGATATGCCGGCAATGACACTCTAGATGGGGTAAACGGTAATAATTATGGGCCAAGCGGCAATAACTATATTGAAGGGGGAGCCGACAATGACAGTCTGATAGGGGGAACCGGCAATGACGTTATTTATGGCGGCATTGGCGATGACACCCTAGATGGCGGCGGTGGCGATGACACCCTAGATGGCGGCGGTGGCAACGACTTAATAGGTGTTAATTACTACAGTGATTATGGAAATGTATACCTGTACGGAAAGGAGGGGAACGATACCCTAGAGGGTAGAGATGATGGCACGACCTTTGCAGATGGGGGCACCGGGGATGATTATCTTACTGCAACCGTGGGGATCCTAATCGGTGGCGAAGGCAACGATACCCTCTACAACTCGTCAAGCTACGGAAGTTACTTATTTTATGGCGGGGATGGCCATGACTCGTTACTAGGGGTTCTCGGTAGTGGGCAAATGTATGGCGGAGCCGGCAACGATACTTGTGTGTTATACGAAAGCAGCGGAATTAGTTATGGAGAAGATGGCGATGACGTCATGAGCCTCTACTATGGCGGTAAAGGCGATGGGGGCAACGGCAATGACTTTATCCAAGGATCTGGATTCGATTCGATTACCGCAACGGGTGGAGCCGGCCATGACACTGTTAAAGGAGGAAGTGGCGATGACTCACTCCTAGGTGGGGAAGGCAACGACTCAATCATGGGTAATTACTACTCGGAGGATACGCCTGGCAGTGACACGCTTTTCGGTGAGGAAGGCAATGACTTTCTTGATGGCGGGCGAGCCGATGACTTCATAGATGGCGGGCAAGGCAATGACTTCATTGATGGCGGGGAAGACAATGACTTTATTGATGCCGGAGCCGGTAATGACACTGTATTTGCCGGCGATGGCTTTGGTGACGCCACTGTTATTGGCGGGGAAGGGAATGACTCGCTATACGCCTCAGACGGCAACAACTACTTTGATGGCGGCATTGGCAACGACACCCTAATTGGTGGGGTGGGAGACTCCTACGAAGACCTTAATGGCGGAGTCGGCAATGACATCCTGGCAGACGCGGATGGCAGTGGCACCATTTATGGCGGAGAGGGCAACGACACCCTCTCTGGCGGAGAAGGTTCTCATGATATGTATGGCGAAGACGGTGATGATCGGCTGCTTATAACCATTGGTGGTGGCTTCCTTGGTGGCGGCAATGGCAATGACTGGCTCGAAAGTCAGTATGGCTACGGTAGTATTGCCGGCTTCGGTGAGGAAGGCAATGACACGATCCTCGGAGGTTTCAATAATGACTACCTAGTGGGCGACAATGGCAATGACTCGCTGGTCGCAGCGGGATACGAAAGCACCCTTTATGGAGGAGCCGGCGATGATACCCTCCGGAGCAATGGCGGTAACTTCCTTGACGCTGGAGAGGGCAATGACTTGCTTTATAGCGGCGGCCTCTATGGCAATGACACTGTCCTCGGAGGAGCCGGCAATGACAGCATCAATGCAGGAGATAGTAACGACACACTCATTGGCGGCCCTGGACTCGACAGCCTCAGTGGCGGTTTAGGAGACGATCTCTACATCGTTGAGAATACTAACGAAATTATCAAAGAAAACTTGGCTGCCGGCAATGATAGCGTCGATTCTAGCGTCAGCTTCACCTTGGGAACTAACGTAGAAAACCTTAACCTAACGGGCACAGCCACAGTTAACGGCACCGGCAACGCCCTCGGCAATAAGATCACCGGCAATCAAGCAAGCAACGTTCTCAATGGTCGTGATGGCAACGATACTCTCATTGGGGCTGCCGGCAACGACAATTTAATTGGGGGCAATGGTAGTGACTGGTTGATTGGGGGAACTGGCAACGATGCGCTTACCCTGGGTAGCGATCACGTCACTGACACGGTTGTTTATGCTGCCGGGGATGGAAGTGATACGGTTAATCAATTTGTCCGGGGTGTTGGGGGTGATGCGCTCGCATTTACCGACATTGCTGCGATTGATGTGGTCAAGAGTGGCAGCGGCACACAATTGCGCTTAGCAGATGGTATTTCTGGCAATAGCGGCTTTGGCAGTGGACAGTTGCTGCTGACTTTGGTGGGAAGCACGGGTTTCAATGCCGGCAATATGGGTGAGAATGTCGCATCTGAGAACACAGCGCAGTTCTTGTTTAGCTAG
- the psbP gene encoding photosystem II reaction center PsbP, with protein MIKRIAAILLVILTVTLSGCVATATAGLKGYVDTTDGYKFLYPNGWVETKVNNGPDVVFRDLIQETENVSVVINPMPANKTLADLGTPSEVGYKLSKSSLGPPNSGREAELVNAEQKQVGDKTYYILEHTIKLPTQQRHNLASVAIGRGKLYTLSASATEERWPKVQQLFEQVVNSFSLD; from the coding sequence ATGATCAAACGAATTGCAGCAATACTTCTCGTCATACTTACCGTAACCCTAAGCGGTTGCGTAGCTACCGCCACCGCCGGTTTAAAAGGCTACGTCGATACCACCGATGGCTATAAATTCCTCTATCCTAATGGGTGGGTGGAAACGAAAGTCAACAACGGCCCAGATGTTGTGTTTCGGGACTTGATTCAGGAAACTGAGAACGTCAGCGTTGTAATCAATCCAATGCCGGCAAATAAAACCCTCGCTGATTTAGGAACCCCCAGCGAAGTCGGTTACAAACTCTCCAAAAGTAGCCTTGGCCCTCCCAACTCAGGACGCGAAGCAGAATTAGTCAATGCTGAGCAGAAGCAGGTCGGCGACAAGACTTACTATATATTGGAACATACGATTAAACTGCCCACTCAACAACGTCACAACCTGGCCAGTGTAGCCATCGGTCGGGGTAAACTCTACACCTTAAGCGCTTCAGCCACAGAAGAACGCTGGCCAAAAGTGCAGCAGTTGTTTGAGCAAGTCGTCAATTCTTTCTCTCTTGATTAG
- a CDS encoding Maf family protein, with amino-acid sequence MGLPLLLLASASPARRRLLQSAGIPPIVCPSDIDESQIQTTNPAELVQTLAKLKAESIAERLKVGDLPAHNLEGAPSLASWLILGCDSVLQIKGEIHGKPADSAEAIIRWQQMRGSIGELYTGHTLIDLAQGKTLVRYQITRVYFANVSDSEIEAYVATGEPLQCAGCFALEGKGGLFVEKLEGCHTNVIGLSLPLLRHMIGELGYDVTDFWQPQQA; translated from the coding sequence ATGGGACTGCCCTTACTGTTACTCGCCTCTGCATCCCCAGCCCGACGTCGGTTACTGCAAAGCGCCGGCATCCCTCCCATTGTCTGCCCTAGCGACATTGATGAGTCGCAAATTCAAACCACCAACCCAGCCGAATTGGTGCAAACCCTCGCCAAACTGAAAGCTGAAAGCATTGCAGAACGGTTGAAAGTCGGGGATTTGCCGGCTCACAACTTGGAAGGGGCACCAAGTTTGGCATCCTGGCTGATATTAGGGTGTGATTCGGTTTTGCAGATCAAGGGAGAAATTCACGGCAAGCCGGCTGACTCAGCAGAAGCGATCATACGCTGGCAGCAAATGCGCGGATCGATTGGCGAACTCTACACCGGCCATACATTAATTGATCTGGCTCAAGGGAAAACACTCGTGCGCTACCAGATAACAAGAGTTTATTTTGCCAATGTCAGCGATAGCGAAATCGAAGCTTATGTTGCCACCGGCGAACCGCTTCAATGCGCTGGTTGCTTCGCCCTCGAAGGTAAAGGCGGTCTTTTTGTCGAAAAACTTGAAGGTTGCCACACCAACGTCATCGGCCTGAGTTTGCCTCTGCTGCGCCACATGATTGGCGAACTTGGGTATGACGTGACAGATTTTTGGCAACCTCAACAAGCTTAA
- a CDS encoding calcium-binding protein: MAVYTGTVGNDYLVGGEEDDSLFGYAGNDTLDGGGGNNYIEAGAGNDSVIGGYGNDFLDGGIGDDTVFAGDGISDATVIGGEGNDSLYASDGNNYFDADTGNDTVVGGYYNDSINGGEGDDSLDGVQGNDTIDGEAGNDILRGTYLNGGEGNDILAGWDNNGIFYGGAGNDTFYGGEGFHQMYGEDGDDRMLVNDAGGFLDGGNGNDWIESQYGYGRITGLGGEGNDTILGGLGNDSLDGGNGNDWLFSGIGLSNDTNDNLIGGAGDDTLIDQQERSYLDGGEGNDSLVSEGYQSTLLGGAGDDTLGSNGSNLLDGGEGNDLLYSNFYNNGNDTLLGGAGNDKLIGGLNSELLEGGEGNDYIVSEGYYFSAFDTLRGGEGNDFLNGGYGDDLLEGGDGDDTLNGGYDGSDTIDGGAGNDILRASDQGSAWIYGAEGDDIVYDSFSKYSSDEYMDGGTGNDTIISSGSIGGDNDTLIGGEGNDSLITWVNDGWIKMDGGTGNDTLIGSYSNDYLQGGAGNDTIEGGYSNDTLIGGPGLDNLSGGFGDDLYIVENANEIIKEDLDAGNDSVESSVSFTLGTNVENLTLTGTATINGTGNAFGNQITGNQASNVLNGREGNDTLIGGAGNDNLIGGNGSDWFSGGTGNDVLTLGSDHVTDTVVYAAGDGSDTVNQFVRSVGGDAIAFTDIAAIDVVKSGSGTQLRLADGISGNSGFGSGQVLLTLVGSTGFNAGNMNENVASENTAQFFFS; the protein is encoded by the coding sequence ATGGCAGTTTACACAGGTACTGTGGGTAATGATTACCTTGTTGGTGGAGAGGAAGATGATTCTCTATTTGGATATGCCGGCAATGACACCCTAGATGGGGGAGGTGGTAATAACTATATAGAAGCTGGAGCCGGCAATGACAGTGTTATAGGCGGTTATGGCAATGACTTTCTCGATGGCGGCATTGGTGATGACACCGTATTTGCCGGCGATGGCATTAGTGACGCCACCGTCATTGGCGGGGAAGGGAATGACTCGCTATACGCCTCAGACGGCAACAACTACTTTGATGCCGACACCGGCAATGACACAGTTGTGGGTGGGTACTACAATGACTCTATTAACGGAGGAGAAGGCGATGACTCCCTCGATGGAGTGCAGGGGAATGACACCATAGATGGGGAAGCCGGCAACGACATCCTGAGAGGAACGTACCTCAACGGCGGAGAGGGCAATGACATCCTCGCAGGGTGGGATAACAATGGTATTTTCTATGGCGGAGCGGGGAATGACACCTTCTATGGCGGAGAAGGTTTTCACCAGATGTATGGCGAAGACGGTGATGATCGGATGCTTGTCAACGATGCCGGTGGCTTCCTTGATGGCGGCAATGGCAATGACTGGATAGAAAGCCAGTATGGCTATGGTCGTATTACCGGCTTGGGTGGCGAGGGCAATGACACGATACTCGGCGGTCTCGGTAATGACTCTTTAGATGGCGGGAATGGCAATGACTGGCTGTTTAGTGGGATCGGTTTGAGCAATGATACCAATGATAACCTCATCGGAGGGGCCGGCGATGACACGCTGATTGACCAGCAGGAGAGGAGCTACCTCGATGGTGGGGAGGGCAATGACTCGCTCGTCAGCGAGGGATACCAAAGCACCCTCCTAGGTGGAGCCGGCGATGATACCCTCGGTAGCAATGGAAGTAACTTACTGGACGGGGGAGAGGGCAATGACTTGCTCTATAGCAATTTTTATAATAATGGCAATGACACTCTCCTCGGAGGAGCCGGCAATGACAAGCTGATCGGAGGTCTGAATTCTGAGTTGCTTGAGGGTGGGGAAGGGAATGACTATATCGTAAGCGAGGGTTATTATTTCTCTGCTTTTGACACCCTACGAGGCGGAGAAGGTAATGATTTTCTCAACGGCGGTTATGGCGATGACTTGCTTGAAGGCGGGGACGGCGATGATACCCTCAACGGTGGATATGATGGCTCTGATACTATTGATGGGGGTGCCGGCAATGATATCTTACGAGCAAGCGACCAAGGATCCGCCTGGATTTATGGCGCAGAGGGTGATGACATCGTCTATGACAGCTTTTCAAAATATAGCTCTGATGAATACATGGATGGGGGCACCGGCAATGACACGATTATTAGCTCCGGTAGTATAGGCGGCGACAATGATACCCTTATCGGTGGTGAGGGTAATGACTCTCTCATTACCTGGGTGAATGACGGTTGGATCAAAATGGATGGGGGCACCGGCAATGATACTCTCATCGGTTCCTATAGCAACGATTATTTGCAGGGGGGAGCCGGCAATGACACCATCGAGGGCGGGTATAGCAACGATACCCTGATTGGCGGCCCTGGACTCGACAACCTCAGTGGCGGTTTTGGAGACGATCTCTACATCGTCGAAAATGCCAACGAAATTATCAAAGAAGACTTGGATGCCGGCAATGATAGCGTCGAGTCTAGCGTTAGCTTCACCTTGGGAACTAACGTAGAAAACCTGACCCTCACGGGCACAGCCACAATTAACGGCACCGGCAACGCCTTTGGCAATCAGATCACCGGCAATCAAGCGAGCAACGTCCTCAATGGTCGTGAGGGTAACGATACCCTAATTGGGGGTGCCGGCAACGACAATTTAATTGGGGGTAATGGCAGTGACTGGTTTAGCGGGGGAACCGGCAATGATGTACTTACCCTTGGTAGCGATCACGTCACTGACACCGTTGTTTATGCTGCCGGGGATGGAAGTGATACGGTTAATCAATTTGTTCGGAGTGTTGGGGGAGATGCGATCGCATTTACCGACATTGCCGCGATTGATGTGGTCAAGAGTGGCAGCGGCACACAATTGCGCTTAGCCGATGGCATTTCTGGCAATAGCGGCTTTGGCAGTGGACAGGTGCTGCTGACTTTGGTGGGAAGCACGGGTTTCAATGCCGGCAATATGAATGAGAATGTCGCATCTGAGAACACAGCGCAGTTCTTCTTTAGCTAA